Proteins encoded by one window of Deltaproteobacteria bacterium CG2_30_66_27:
- a CDS encoding cobalt ABC transporter ATP-binding protein, which yields MSHHLLEFKDVRFRYPDGTEALKGVSFLITHGESVGIVGANGAGKSTLLLHMNGYLLPTSGEVTVGEVPLRKETRPEIRRKVGVVFQNPDDQLFMPTVFDDVAFGPLNLGLPPDRVRERVHEALRQVGALALVDKPPHHLSGGEKSAVAIATVIAMEPDILVMDEPAASLDPKSRRSVIGLLNIFHHSKIVASHDLDLILDVCTRCLVIRDGAIVADGPSGEILSDAALLVENNLELPLTLQGRPAREGARR from the coding sequence ATGAGCCATCACCTCCTCGAGTTCAAGGACGTCCGCTTCCGGTACCCGGACGGCACGGAAGCGCTGAAGGGGGTTTCGTTCCTGATCACCCACGGCGAATCGGTCGGCATCGTCGGTGCGAACGGCGCCGGGAAATCGACGCTGCTCCTGCACATGAACGGCTACCTGCTTCCCACGTCGGGCGAGGTGACGGTCGGTGAAGTTCCGCTCAGGAAGGAGACCCGGCCGGAGATCCGCCGGAAGGTCGGCGTCGTCTTCCAGAACCCCGACGACCAGCTCTTCATGCCGACCGTCTTCGACGACGTCGCCTTCGGCCCCCTGAACCTCGGGCTGCCACCGGACCGGGTGCGCGAGCGGGTGCACGAGGCGCTTCGACAGGTGGGCGCCCTCGCGCTCGTCGACAAGCCGCCCCACCACCTCTCGGGGGGGGAGAAAAGCGCCGTGGCGATCGCCACCGTCATCGCGATGGAGCCCGACATCCTCGTCATGGACGAGCCGGCCGCGAGCCTCGACCCGAAGTCGCGGCGTTCCGTCATCGGGCTGCTGAACATCTTCCATCACTCCAAGATCGTCGCATCGCACGACCTCGACCTGATCCTCGACGTCTGCACCCGATGCCTCGTGATCCGGGACGGTGCGATCGTGGCCGACGGGCCCTCCGGGGAAATCCTCTCCGACGCCGCGCTGCTCGTGGAGAACAACCTCGAGCTTCCCCTGACCCTCCAGGGGCGGCCGGCCCGGGAAGGAGCGCGCCGATGA